Proteins encoded by one window of Roseibium sp. Sym1:
- a CDS encoding exodeoxyribonuclease VII small subunit, which translates to MTDAANDISGLSFEDALKQLETIVRELEQGNVPLERSIDMYERGDALRKHCDTLLKSAEAKVEKIQLGQNGEAGGTEALDPQ; encoded by the coding sequence ATGACCGACGCAGCGAACGACATTTCCGGCCTCTCCTTTGAGGACGCCCTCAAGCAGCTTGAGACCATTGTGCGCGAGCTGGAGCAGGGCAACGTCCCGTTGGAGCGCAGTATCGACATGTATGAGCGCGGGGACGCGCTGCGCAAACATTGCGATACGCTTTTGAAATCCGCCGAAGCCAAGGTGGAGAAGATCCAGCTCGGACAGAATGGCGAAGCCGGCGGCACCGAAGCCCTCGACCCCCAGTAG
- a CDS encoding helix-turn-helix transcriptional regulator has translation MRVLECSTQSDGWPQVLDFIDETLGCTSFLSEFDENGTPQPRFGGTPPAETLGQVLQRIETEGGRTALQFLLSEAALFYPYCKTTLARNAPASDPSKDHAPDTVASQTPSQMEAADGSSAEDKLHMAPGLVSPIWRSGRSTILFSCFFSSHDLDAIDTDTASETFRTIVKMLEPGLNIHFEMEKKRLDNEHQRLLLSSAEGPALLVNADRDILAWTPSALEALARADIASQARQTLLVKNKQLDAALLELAVATRQHPDRQSGIAGPPPQRSVFIADPEGFLKRVTISTVIPAHPAHNQSAMFVVRLVETRELSGEIEKCLQDHFDLSQSEAHLARHLTVTGSMNATADDLAITRNTAKTHLRRIYEKTGVNTQLQLAMLVHRLAQLF, from the coding sequence ATGCGAGTTCTTGAGTGCTCGACACAATCCGACGGATGGCCTCAAGTCCTCGATTTCATCGATGAAACACTCGGGTGCACATCCTTCCTGTCGGAATTCGACGAAAACGGCACGCCCCAGCCCCGGTTCGGCGGCACGCCCCCGGCCGAGACACTTGGGCAGGTCCTGCAGCGGATTGAAACCGAAGGCGGACGCACCGCACTCCAGTTTCTGCTGTCCGAAGCAGCGCTGTTTTATCCCTATTGCAAAACAACACTCGCCCGTAACGCGCCGGCCAGCGACCCGTCGAAGGACCATGCGCCAGATACAGTCGCGTCGCAGACCCCATCGCAGATGGAGGCTGCCGACGGATCCAGTGCCGAAGACAAGCTGCACATGGCGCCCGGGCTGGTTTCGCCGATCTGGCGCAGCGGACGATCCACCATCCTGTTCAGCTGTTTCTTTTCCTCGCATGATCTGGACGCTATCGACACCGACACTGCCAGCGAGACGTTTCGCACGATCGTCAAGATGCTCGAACCGGGACTGAACATCCACTTCGAGATGGAAAAGAAGCGCCTGGACAACGAACACCAGCGCCTGCTCCTGTCGTCCGCTGAAGGTCCGGCACTGCTCGTCAACGCAGATCGGGACATTCTTGCCTGGACACCATCCGCGCTGGAAGCCCTGGCTCGAGCGGACATCGCGTCCCAGGCGCGGCAAACACTCCTTGTTAAAAACAAGCAGCTGGACGCCGCGCTGCTGGAGCTGGCAGTCGCAACACGCCAGCATCCCGACAGGCAGTCCGGCATTGCCGGACCGCCCCCACAACGCTCCGTCTTCATCGCGGATCCGGAAGGCTTCCTGAAGCGGGTGACCATCAGCACCGTAATTCCGGCGCACCCGGCTCATAACCAGTCAGCAATGTTCGTTGTCAGGCTGGTGGAGACGCGGGAATTGTCCGGCGAAATCGAGAAATGCCTGCAGGACCATTTCGATCTCTCGCAGTCCGAGGCCCATCTGGCCCGGCATCTGACCGTGACCGGCTCGATGAACGCCACGGCCGATGACCTTGCCATCACCCGGAACACGGCAAAGACCCACCTGCGGCGCATCTATGAAAAGACCGGGGTGAACACACAACTCCAGCTGGCAATGCTCGTCCACAGGCTTGCGCAACTGTTCTGA
- the dxs gene encoding 1-deoxy-D-xylulose-5-phosphate synthase — translation MPARLFSNRGAISSVTSKPETPLLDKVHSPADLRRLEESDLQQLAEELRSETIDAVSITGGHLGAGLGVVELTVAMHYVFNTPEDKIIWDVGHQCYPHKILTERRDRIRTLRQGNGLSGFTKRAESAYDPFGAAHSSTSISAGLGMAAARDLKGGDNNVIAVIGDGAMSAGMAYEAMNNAGHLGSRLIVILNDNDMSIAPPVGAMSAYLAKLVSGPTYQTLRDAAKNLAKNLPKQMFEKAARAEEYARGFWTGGTLFEELGFYYVGPVDGHNLEHLLPILKNVRDTHHGPVLIHAVTQKGKGYGPAEGAKDKYHGVAKFDVVTGKQSKPKANAPSYTNVFATSLIKEAETDDKVVAITAAMPDGTGLDLFGEAYPERTFDVGIAEQHAVTFAAGLATEGYKPFAAIYSTFLQRAYDQVIHDVAIQGLPVRFPIDRAGLVGADGPTHAGAFDTAFLTCLPGFVVMAAADEVELRHMVATAVAYDEGPISFRYPRGEGVGLDLPERGSVLEIGKGLIRREGTKVALLSFGGRMSECLKAAEELDAAGLSTTVADARFAKPLDMDMIRRLAREHEVLVTIEEGSAGGFGSHVLTRLAEEGLLDNGLKVRTLALPDAYLDQDKPDAMYARAGLNCDGILKTVFTALGTATLSAPRRA, via the coding sequence ATGCCTGCCCGCCTGTTTTCCAATCGTGGAGCGATCTCCAGCGTGACTTCCAAGCCTGAAACGCCTCTTCTCGACAAGGTCCATTCACCTGCGGACCTGCGTCGGCTTGAAGAATCCGACCTGCAACAGCTTGCTGAAGAATTGCGCTCGGAAACCATCGACGCCGTGTCGATCACGGGTGGCCACCTGGGAGCCGGGCTCGGCGTCGTCGAACTGACCGTCGCAATGCATTACGTGTTCAACACGCCCGAGGACAAGATCATCTGGGATGTCGGGCATCAATGCTACCCGCACAAGATCCTGACCGAGCGCCGCGACCGGATCCGCACCCTGCGCCAGGGAAACGGCTTGTCCGGCTTCACAAAACGGGCGGAAAGCGCGTATGACCCCTTTGGCGCGGCCCATTCGTCCACGTCGATTTCCGCCGGCCTCGGCATGGCCGCGGCGCGGGATCTGAAGGGCGGCGACAACAATGTCATCGCTGTTATCGGTGACGGCGCCATGTCCGCCGGCATGGCCTACGAAGCCATGAACAACGCCGGCCATCTCGGCTCCCGGCTGATCGTCATTCTCAATGACAACGACATGTCGATCGCCCCGCCTGTCGGCGCCATGTCGGCCTACCTGGCCAAACTCGTTTCCGGCCCGACCTACCAGACGCTGCGTGACGCGGCGAAGAACCTTGCCAAGAACCTGCCCAAGCAGATGTTCGAAAAGGCCGCCCGCGCCGAGGAATATGCGCGCGGTTTCTGGACCGGCGGCACGCTGTTCGAAGAGCTCGGGTTCTACTATGTGGGCCCGGTGGACGGGCACAACCTGGAGCACCTCCTACCCATCCTCAAGAATGTGCGGGACACCCATCACGGTCCGGTCCTCATTCATGCCGTGACCCAGAAGGGCAAGGGCTACGGTCCGGCGGAAGGTGCGAAGGACAAGTATCACGGCGTCGCCAAATTCGACGTTGTCACCGGCAAACAGTCGAAGCCGAAGGCGAATGCGCCCAGCTATACCAACGTGTTCGCGACCTCACTCATCAAGGAAGCGGAGACCGACGACAAGGTGGTCGCGATCACGGCGGCCATGCCGGACGGCACCGGGCTCGACCTGTTCGGCGAAGCCTATCCGGAGCGCACATTTGATGTAGGCATTGCCGAACAGCACGCCGTGACCTTCGCCGCGGGACTTGCCACGGAAGGCTACAAGCCCTTCGCGGCGATCTATTCCACGTTCCTGCAGCGCGCCTACGACCAGGTGATCCATGACGTCGCGATCCAGGGGCTGCCTGTCCGCTTCCCGATCGACCGGGCCGGTCTCGTCGGTGCTGACGGTCCGACCCATGCGGGCGCCTTCGACACCGCCTTTCTCACCTGCCTGCCAGGTTTCGTGGTCATGGCTGCGGCCGACGAGGTCGAGCTGCGCCACATGGTGGCCACGGCGGTCGCCTATGACGAGGGGCCGATCTCCTTCCGCTATCCGCGCGGCGAAGGCGTCGGCCTCGACCTGCCGGAACGCGGCAGCGTGCTGGAAATCGGCAAGGGCCTGATCCGCCGCGAGGGCACCAAGGTGGCGCTGCTCAGTTTCGGCGGACGCATGAGCGAATGCCTGAAGGCTGCAGAGGAGCTGGATGCGGCGGGCCTGTCGACGACCGTTGCCGATGCCCGTTTCGCGAAACCGCTCGACATGGACATGATCCGGCGGCTTGCCCGCGAACACGAGGTACTGGTAACGATCGAGGAAGGGTCCGCGGGCGGTTTCGGCAGCCATGTGCTGACGCGTCTGGCGGAAGAAGGCCTGCTCGACAACGGCCTGAAAGTGCGCACGCTCGCCCTGCCGGATGCATATCTCGACCAGGACAAGCCGGATGCCATGTACGCCAGGGCCGGTCTCAATTGCGACGGCATCCTGAAGACCGTGTTCACCGCGCTCGGCACGGCAACGCTGAGCGCGCCGCGGCGCGCCTGA
- a CDS encoding MFS transporter, translated as MAQTLLSVSALLLSVALFIFGHGLQTTLLPLAADRFYFTDLEIGAMSSAYFVGMVLGCLGAPLIIMRAGHIRAFAALVSLMSASAIMHPVIVDPYAWFLIRMISGFCLAGFYMIVESWLNETATNENRGTIMSFYIVILFAALMMGQISIATMSISSFVPFVIASVTVSIAIIPISLTTSTQPAPITLVRFRPRQLYRNSPAAFVGVVFVGATQGALLTLSPLYGSQIGLSTNQSAFYAAAIIGGGMLAQWPVGRLSDRIDRRLVLVGLGIATIAASLAIAFFSPNEFLVAIVSAVLLGMFTQPLYAISVAHAFDHAPSEAFVETSSGMLLSFGIGSIVGPLAASLIMRQIGPSGLFVMLIVANIAMVAFILTRIYARQALTAEEKTDFEYTSTAQVGSVISPEPLDAEAEEYVIPPEEFPAYEDDIYNFEHAEEDTPKTDEDETGETAATQDDATDAEASDKRS; from the coding sequence ATGGCTCAGACGCTCCTTTCCGTGTCCGCCCTCCTGTTGTCCGTTGCCCTGTTCATTTTCGGGCACGGCCTGCAGACGACCCTTTTGCCGCTGGCCGCGGACCGTTTCTATTTCACCGACCTCGAAATCGGTGCGATGTCGTCGGCCTATTTCGTAGGCATGGTTCTGGGCTGTCTCGGCGCTCCCCTGATCATCATGCGCGCCGGTCATATCCGTGCCTTCGCGGCGCTCGTGTCCCTGATGTCCGCATCGGCGATCATGCATCCGGTGATCGTCGATCCCTATGCCTGGTTCCTGATCCGCATGATCTCCGGTTTCTGCCTGGCGGGCTTCTACATGATCGTGGAGAGCTGGCTGAACGAAACGGCGACTAACGAAAACCGCGGCACGATCATGTCCTTCTACATCGTGATCCTGTTCGCGGCGCTGATGATGGGGCAGATCTCGATCGCGACGATGAGCATCTCCTCGTTCGTGCCCTTCGTGATCGCCTCGGTCACCGTCAGCATTGCGATCATCCCCATTTCGCTGACGACCTCGACGCAGCCGGCACCGATCACGCTTGTGCGGTTCCGCCCCAGACAACTTTACAGGAACTCTCCGGCCGCCTTTGTCGGCGTTGTCTTTGTCGGCGCGACCCAGGGCGCGCTCCTGACCCTGTCGCCGCTCTATGGCTCCCAGATCGGCCTGAGCACGAACCAGTCCGCGTTCTACGCCGCTGCGATCATCGGTGGCGGGATGCTGGCACAATGGCCGGTCGGACGCCTGTCGGACCGGATCGACCGCCGTCTCGTGCTGGTCGGACTTGGCATTGCCACCATCGCCGCCTCGCTCGCGATCGCGTTTTTCTCGCCGAATGAGTTCCTGGTTGCCATTGTCTCGGCAGTGCTGCTCGGCATGTTTACACAGCCGCTCTACGCGATTTCGGTTGCCCATGCCTTCGACCATGCGCCGTCGGAAGCCTTTGTCGAGACCTCTTCCGGCATGTTGCTGTCCTTTGGCATCGGCTCGATCGTCGGACCTCTTGCGGCGTCCCTGATCATGAGACAGATCGGTCCTTCCGGTCTGTTTGTCATGTTGATCGTGGCCAATATCGCCATGGTGGCCTTCATCCTGACCCGGATCTATGCGCGCCAGGCCCTTACCGCCGAAGAGAAGACGGACTTCGAATACACCTCCACGGCCCAGGTCGGTTCGGTCATTTCGCCGGAACCCCTGGATGCGGAAGCGGAAGAATATGTCATCCCGCCGGAAGAATTCCCGGCCTATGAGGACGACATCTACAATTTCGAGCATGCCGAAGAAGACACACCCAAGACCGACGAAGACGAGACCGGTGAGACCGCGGCCACACAAGACGATGCGACCGACGCCGAGGCATCCGACAAACGAAGTTGA
- a CDS encoding copper chaperone PCu(A)C has product MNIIKSVALATALTLVSLSALAKDYKAGDLTLMQAWTRATPPKAKAGGGFVQIVNGGAEDDRLVAASSDVAAKVELHEMSVTDGVMKMREMEDGIAIPAGETVALKPGGLHIMFMGLKQSFEEGSTVPVILTFEKAGEVAVDLPVARMGAKSPAGGDMDHGKMNHSSN; this is encoded by the coding sequence ATGAACATCATCAAATCCGTTGCCCTCGCAACGGCGCTCACGCTCGTTTCCCTCTCCGCGCTTGCCAAGGACTACAAGGCCGGCGACCTGACCCTCATGCAGGCCTGGACCCGAGCCACACCGCCCAAGGCCAAGGCCGGCGGCGGCTTCGTCCAGATCGTCAACGGCGGGGCGGAGGACGATCGCCTCGTTGCAGCCAGTTCCGATGTCGCGGCCAAGGTCGAACTCCATGAAATGTCCGTCACCGACGGCGTCATGAAGATGCGCGAAATGGAAGACGGCATTGCCATTCCGGCCGGAGAGACCGTTGCGCTGAAACCCGGAGGTCTCCACATCATGTTCATGGGGCTGAAACAGTCTTTCGAGGAGGGGTCTACCGTGCCGGTGATCCTGACCTTCGAAAAGGCCGGTGAGGTTGCCGTGGACCTGCCTGTCGCCAGGATGGGCGCCAAGAGCCCTGCCGGCGGCGACATGGATCACGGCAAGATGAACCACAGCAGCAACTGA
- a CDS encoding SCO family protein yields the protein MSGLKLFRYVAWAAVAALAVVSGWLVYQQTAGNGNSGALIEPLASIGGPFELVSGTGETVTDKTFAGKPLVIFFGFTFCPDVCPTTLSELQGWMEQLGPDAGKLNYAFVTVDPERDTPDVMRDYVWAFDKRIVPLTGSREQIDAMLKAYRVYAKKVPLDDGDYTMDHSAAVFLMNADNKFVGTIAFNEDTENAMRKLRRLVDSAPASS from the coding sequence ATGTCTGGTTTGAAACTCTTCCGGTACGTGGCCTGGGCGGCGGTTGCCGCCCTCGCCGTCGTGTCCGGATGGCTGGTCTACCAGCAGACCGCGGGCAACGGGAATTCCGGTGCCCTGATCGAACCGTTGGCCTCGATCGGCGGCCCGTTCGAGCTCGTCAGCGGCACGGGGGAAACGGTGACCGACAAGACGTTCGCCGGCAAACCGCTGGTGATCTTCTTCGGTTTCACCTTCTGCCCGGATGTCTGTCCGACGACCCTGTCGGAACTGCAAGGCTGGATGGAGCAGCTTGGGCCGGATGCCGGGAAACTGAACTATGCGTTCGTGACCGTCGATCCCGAGCGGGACACGCCCGACGTCATGCGAGACTATGTCTGGGCCTTCGACAAGCGCATCGTGCCGCTGACGGGCTCGCGCGAGCAGATCGACGCCATGCTGAAGGCCTACCGTGTCTACGCCAAGAAGGTCCCCCTTGACGATGGCGACTATACGATGGACCATTCCGCAGCGGTTTTCCTGATGAATGCGGACAACAAGTTCGTCGGCACGATCGCCTTCAACGAGGACACGGAAAACGCCATGCGGAAGCTGCGCCGGCTGGTCGACAGCGCGCCGGCGTCTTCCTGA